Proteins from one Streptosporangium becharense genomic window:
- a CDS encoding LLM class F420-dependent oxidoreductase, translating into MRIGMALNYSGGFKETVAELADYEKAGLDIVFVAEAYTFDAVSQLGYIAARTERLQIASGILPIYSRTPALLAMTAAGLDYVSDGRFTLGLGASGPQVIEGFHGVPYTAPLGRTREVVEICRRVWRRERLTYEGRHYTVPLPADQGTGLGKPLKLVNHPVRDRIPIVIAAIGPKNVELAAELAEGWEPIFYLPEKAADVWGASLAAGRARREESLGELDVIAQATLAIGDDVSGWLELGRPMAALYIGGMGARGKNFYNDLARRYGYEKEAELIQNLYLDGKKDEAAAHVPHELLQGMSLVGSEGHVRERLQAMRESGVTTINVTPLARTHQERIRLIERVRELAS; encoded by the coding sequence ATGCGTATCGGTATGGCCCTGAACTACTCGGGGGGCTTCAAGGAGACGGTGGCCGAGCTGGCCGACTACGAGAAGGCCGGTCTCGACATCGTCTTCGTCGCCGAGGCGTACACTTTCGACGCGGTCAGCCAGCTGGGCTACATCGCGGCGAGGACCGAGCGGCTGCAGATCGCCTCCGGCATCCTGCCGATCTACTCCCGCACCCCCGCGCTGCTCGCGATGACGGCCGCGGGCCTCGACTACGTCTCCGACGGCCGTTTCACCCTGGGCCTGGGCGCCTCGGGACCTCAGGTCATCGAGGGCTTCCACGGCGTGCCGTACACCGCGCCGCTCGGCCGCACCCGCGAGGTCGTGGAGATCTGCCGCCGGGTCTGGAGACGCGAGCGCCTGACCTACGAGGGCCGGCACTACACCGTCCCGCTCCCGGCGGACCAGGGCACCGGTCTCGGCAAGCCCCTGAAGCTCGTCAACCACCCGGTCCGCGACCGCATCCCCATCGTGATCGCCGCCATCGGCCCGAAGAACGTCGAGCTCGCCGCCGAGCTGGCCGAGGGCTGGGAGCCGATCTTCTACCTTCCGGAGAAGGCCGCCGACGTGTGGGGGGCGTCCCTCGCGGCGGGCCGGGCCAGGCGCGAGGAGTCCCTGGGCGAGCTGGACGTGATCGCCCAGGCGACGCTGGCCATCGGCGACGACGTGTCCGGCTGGCTGGAGCTGGGCCGCCCGATGGCCGCCCTCTACATCGGCGGGATGGGTGCCCGGGGCAAGAACTTCTACAACGACCTCGCCCGCCGCTACGGCTACGAGAAGGAGGCGGAGCTGATCCAGAACCTCTACCTCGACGGCAAGAAGGACGAGGCCGCCGCGCACGTCCCGCACGAGCTGCTGCAGGGCATGTCGCTGGTCGGCTCCGAGGGGCACGTCCGCGAGCGCCTGCAGGCCATGAGGGAGTCGGGGGTCACCACGATCAACGTCACCCCGCTGGCCCGCACGCACCAGGAGCGGATCCGGCTCATCGAGCGGGTCAGGGAACTCGCCTCCTGA
- a CDS encoding endonuclease/exonuclease/phosphatase family protein produces the protein MVALTLGGHRLLPELGGFTPVLESLLPWLGVAVPILLVAALATRSWQVILAVLLPATVWGVMFGPALLRTPPGGPSDVSVATLNVGATNAESAEAARIVAAGRDLVAVQELTPGGPAAVVLNERFPHRYRIATVGLWSRFPIVESRKVDIGLDWARALRAVVRTPKGNLTVYVMHLASARPGQTAQRDETLAHARDMVNGDDSERLLLLGDLNTATTDRKRSDLVPPLSDAQQEAGSGFGFTWPSSFPVTRPDHILYRGLTATSAGVEYAPGSDHRAAVASLRF, from the coding sequence ATGGTGGCCCTGACGCTCGGAGGGCATCGGCTCCTCCCCGAACTCGGCGGTTTCACCCCCGTGCTGGAGAGCCTGCTGCCCTGGCTGGGCGTCGCGGTGCCGATCCTGCTGGTCGCCGCCCTGGCGACCCGTTCGTGGCAGGTGATCCTCGCGGTGTTGCTCCCGGCGACCGTGTGGGGCGTCATGTTCGGCCCGGCGCTGCTGCGCACCCCGCCCGGCGGGCCGAGCGACGTGTCGGTGGCCACGCTGAACGTGGGTGCGACCAACGCCGAGTCGGCGGAGGCCGCGCGGATCGTCGCCGCGGGCCGCGACCTCGTCGCGGTCCAGGAGCTGACCCCGGGCGGCCCGGCGGCGGTGGTCCTCAACGAGCGCTTCCCGCACCGTTACCGGATCGCCACGGTCGGGCTGTGGAGCCGGTTCCCGATCGTCGAGTCACGCAAGGTCGACATCGGCCTCGACTGGGCGCGGGCGCTGCGGGCGGTGGTCAGGACCCCCAAGGGGAACCTCACCGTCTACGTCATGCACCTCGCCTCCGCCCGGCCCGGCCAGACCGCGCAGCGGGACGAGACCCTCGCGCACGCGCGCGACATGGTCAACGGGGACGACAGCGAGCGGCTGCTGCTGCTCGGCGACCTCAACACCGCCACCACCGACCGCAAGCGCTCCGACCTGGTGCCGCCGTTGTCGGACGCCCAGCAGGAGGCCGGCAGCGGGTTCGGCTTCACCTGGCCGTCGTCCTTCCCGGTCACCCGGCCCGACCACATCCTCTACCGCGGTCTGACCGCCACCAGCGCCGGTGTGGAGTACGCCCCGGGCAGCGACCACCGGGCCGCCGTCGCCTCGCTGCGCTTCTGA
- a CDS encoding nucleotidyltransferase family protein, producing MTAGDDAGAVREEAVAPATSGLLLAAGSGSRLGTPKALVDFHGERLVDRGVRVLRAGGCRPVVVVLGAAVAPVPGAVTVRNPEWASGMGSSLRAGLEALPAAAEYVVIALVDQPLVGPEAVRRLIRAAGEGASVAVATYGGRRRNPVLIAREHFAEVARLAAGDTGARPFLRANPGLVVPVPCDDAGDPADIDTPADLAALRAPAEAPAARAPRPPPA from the coding sequence GTGACCGCGGGCGACGACGCCGGGGCGGTCCGGGAGGAGGCCGTCGCACCGGCCACGTCCGGACTGCTGCTGGCCGCCGGATCCGGCTCCCGGCTCGGCACCCCCAAGGCGCTGGTGGACTTCCACGGCGAGCGGCTGGTCGACCGGGGGGTCCGGGTGCTTCGCGCGGGCGGCTGCCGGCCGGTGGTCGTGGTGCTGGGTGCGGCCGTCGCCCCGGTGCCGGGGGCGGTGACCGTGCGCAACCCGGAGTGGGCCTCCGGGATGGGGTCCTCGCTCCGGGCCGGCCTGGAGGCGCTCCCCGCCGCCGCCGAGTACGTGGTGATCGCCCTGGTGGACCAGCCGCTCGTCGGGCCGGAGGCGGTGCGGCGCCTCATCCGGGCGGCGGGGGAGGGCGCCTCGGTCGCCGTCGCCACCTACGGCGGACGACGGCGCAACCCGGTGCTGATCGCCAGGGAGCACTTCGCGGAGGTCGCCCGCCTGGCGGCCGGCGACACGGGCGCCCGGCCGTTCCTGAGGGCGAACCCCGGGCTGGTCGTCCCGGTGCCCTGCGACGACGCCGGCGATCCGGCCGACATCGACACCCCGGCCGACCTGGCCGCGCTGCGGGCGCCGGCCGAGGCGCCTGCGGCGCGGGCGCCTCGGCCTCCGCCCGCCTGA
- a CDS encoding XdhC family protein yields MRDVLSQIMRWWEAGETFGLATVVGTFRSAPRPPGASMAVLGEEAEGSVSGGCVEGAVYELAREVVASGTPVLQRYGVSDDDALSVGLTCGGILDVFVEPVSRKTFPQLGAVAAAVAEHEPVAVATVLSGPGVVGARRVVWPDRSAGSLGVARLDEAVDDDVRGMLAQGLTGIRRYGARGERRLDELAVFVHSFAPPPRMLVFGAIDFAAAVARIGKFLGYHVVVCDARPVFATAKRFPEADEVVVRWPHDYLTSVAVDERTVICVLTHDPKFDVPLLEVALRTPAGYVGAMGSRRTHEDRLARLARAGLAEAELKRLRSPIGLDLGARTPEETAVSIAAELIQLRWGGSGRPLSDVPGRIHGEGRAP; encoded by the coding sequence ATGCGTGACGTGCTGTCGCAGATCATGCGGTGGTGGGAGGCGGGGGAGACCTTCGGCCTGGCCACCGTGGTCGGCACCTTCCGCAGCGCTCCCCGCCCGCCCGGGGCGTCCATGGCGGTGCTCGGCGAGGAGGCCGAGGGAAGCGTCTCGGGCGGCTGCGTCGAGGGCGCCGTCTACGAGCTGGCCCGCGAGGTCGTCGCCTCGGGCACACCCGTCCTGCAACGGTACGGGGTGAGCGACGACGACGCCCTCTCCGTCGGGCTGACCTGCGGAGGCATCCTGGACGTCTTCGTCGAGCCGGTCTCCAGGAAGACCTTCCCGCAGCTGGGGGCGGTCGCCGCCGCGGTGGCGGAGCACGAGCCGGTGGCGGTGGCGACCGTGCTGTCCGGACCGGGCGTGGTGGGCGCCCGCCGGGTGGTCTGGCCGGACCGCTCCGCGGGCTCGCTCGGCGTGGCCCGGCTGGACGAGGCCGTCGACGACGACGTCCGGGGCATGCTCGCCCAGGGGCTCACCGGGATCCGCAGGTACGGAGCGCGGGGTGAGCGGCGCCTCGACGAGCTGGCGGTCTTCGTCCACTCCTTCGCACCGCCGCCCCGGATGCTGGTCTTCGGCGCGATCGACTTCGCCGCCGCGGTGGCCAGGATCGGCAAGTTCCTCGGCTACCACGTGGTCGTCTGCGACGCCCGGCCGGTGTTCGCCACGGCCAAGCGCTTCCCCGAGGCCGACGAGGTGGTCGTCAGGTGGCCGCACGACTACCTCACCTCGGTCGCGGTGGACGAGCGGACCGTGATCTGCGTACTCACCCACGACCCCAAGTTCGACGTCCCCCTGCTCGAGGTGGCCCTGCGCACCCCAGCGGGCTACGTCGGCGCGATGGGCTCACGCCGCACCCACGAGGACCGGCTGGCCCGGCTCGCGCGGGCGGGGCTGGCGGAGGCCGAGCTGAAGAGGCTGCGCTCCCCGATCGGCCTCGATCTGGGAGCGCGGACGCCCGAGGAGACGGCGGTCTCCATCGCCGCCGAGCTGATCCAGCTGCGCTGGGGCGGTTCGGGACGGCCGCTCAGTGACGTCCCCGGCCGGATCCACGGGGAGGGGCGGGCTCCGTGA
- a CDS encoding vWA domain-containing protein, which yields MAAAADGPPDGGVPDEASRTGRAPGGESRRERAPGEASRRARAPDRVPSGAGPGDLVAVMTGFARTLRAAGVPADHERTQSMLRALAHLDASRPGDVYWAGRFTLCASADDLPRYDRVFRAYFGGLRAGRTTPPAITVTRHTTVLSGAPGGGDEAPALAATASAVEVLRTRDVAAMTAPELAEAHRLLALMRVGRRQRRSRRFRAARRGRLDGRATIRETLRRGGETAGLRYRAHRTRPRRVVLLVDVSGSMSPYADTLLRLAHALVRSEPRATEVFSAGTRLTRITAELRHRDPSTAMSAVFRAIPDWSGGTRLGEELRRFLARGDAGGAIVVIASDGWERGDASLLGAQMARLSRTAHRVIWVNPHKGQQGYQPLTAGMRAALPYVDDFVAGHSLAAFEELAGLLGGGNA from the coding sequence GTGGCCGCCGCGGCTGACGGCCCCCCGGACGGGGGAGTGCCGGACGAGGCGTCCCGCACGGGACGGGCCCCGGGCGGGGAGTCCCGCCGGGAACGGGCCCCCGGCGAGGCGTCCCGGCGCGCGCGGGCCCCGGACCGGGTGCCTTCCGGTGCCGGGCCGGGGGACCTGGTCGCCGTCATGACCGGGTTCGCCAGGACCCTGCGCGCCGCCGGGGTCCCCGCCGACCACGAGCGGACCCAGAGCATGCTGCGCGCTCTCGCCCACCTCGACGCCTCCCGTCCCGGCGACGTCTACTGGGCCGGGAGGTTCACCCTGTGCGCCTCGGCCGACGACCTGCCCCGCTACGACCGGGTCTTCCGCGCCTACTTCGGCGGCCTGCGCGCCGGCCGGACGACGCCCCCGGCGATCACCGTCACCCGGCACACCACCGTCCTGTCCGGTGCCCCGGGCGGCGGCGACGAGGCCCCGGCGCTCGCGGCGACCGCGAGCGCGGTGGAGGTGCTGCGCACCCGGGACGTGGCCGCGATGACCGCGCCGGAGCTGGCCGAGGCGCACCGGCTGCTCGCCCTGATGCGCGTGGGACGGCGGCAGCGCAGGTCGCGGCGGTTCCGGGCCGCGCGCCGGGGGCGGCTGGACGGCCGGGCGACGATCCGCGAGACCCTGCGCAGGGGCGGGGAGACCGCCGGGCTCCGCTACCGCGCGCACCGCACCAGGCCGCGCCGGGTGGTCCTGCTCGTCGACGTCAGCGGCTCCATGAGCCCCTACGCGGACACGCTGCTCCGCCTCGCCCACGCGCTGGTGCGCTCCGAGCCCCGCGCCACCGAGGTGTTCAGCGCCGGCACCCGGCTCACCCGGATCACCGCCGAGCTGCGCCACCGCGACCCGTCCACCGCGATGAGCGCCGTCTTCCGGGCCATCCCCGACTGGAGCGGCGGCACCCGGCTGGGCGAGGAGCTCAGACGGTTCCTGGCGCGCGGCGACGCGGGCGGCGCGATCGTGGTGATCGCCTCCGACGGCTGGGAACGGGGCGACGCCTCGCTGCTGGGTGCGCAGATGGCCCGGCTGTCGCGCACGGCCCACCGGGTGATCTGGGTGAACCCGCACAAGGGGCAGCAGGGCTACCAGCCGCTCACCGCCGGCATGCGCGCGGCCCTGCCGTACGTCGACGACTTCGTGGCCGGGCACAGCCTGGCCGCGTTCGAGGAACTGGCCGGGCTGCTGGGAGGCGGTAATGCGTGA
- a CDS encoding AAA family ATPase: MVRRTIDASDVESPARLAELLGEHSYLADEGLATVAFLALRMGRPLLLEGEAGVGKTELARTLAAVLEAPLIRLQCYEGLDASQALYDWDFARQLLHLKAAEAAGITDAARLEGEVYDRRFLIARPLLKAIETQPAVLLIDEVDRADVEFEAILLEVLSDFAVSVPELGTIRAARPPVVVLTSNRTREVHDALKRRCLYHWLEHPSFEREVAILRRRLPECSRILAEQVAGAAGRLREADLIKPPGVAETLDWTEALLALGARELNPDVAAATLGALLKHREDHETVAGNGFFGGRRG; this comes from the coding sequence GTGGTGAGGCGGACAATCGACGCATCCGATGTGGAGTCGCCCGCGCGGCTGGCGGAGCTGCTCGGCGAGCATTCGTACCTGGCCGACGAGGGACTGGCCACCGTGGCCTTCCTCGCGCTGCGGATGGGCCGCCCGTTGCTGCTGGAGGGCGAGGCGGGCGTCGGCAAGACCGAGCTGGCCAGGACCCTGGCCGCGGTGCTGGAGGCCCCGCTGATCCGGTTGCAGTGCTACGAGGGTCTTGACGCGTCCCAGGCGCTCTACGACTGGGACTTCGCCCGCCAGCTCCTGCACCTGAAGGCCGCCGAGGCGGCCGGGATCACCGACGCCGCCCGGTTGGAGGGCGAGGTCTACGACCGCAGGTTCCTGATCGCCAGGCCCCTGCTGAAGGCCATCGAGACACAGCCCGCCGTGCTGCTCATCGACGAGGTCGACCGGGCCGACGTGGAGTTCGAGGCGATCCTGCTGGAGGTGCTCTCGGACTTCGCGGTCTCCGTCCCCGAGCTCGGCACGATCCGGGCCGCCCGGCCGCCGGTGGTCGTGCTGACCTCCAACCGCACCCGTGAGGTGCACGACGCGCTGAAGAGGCGGTGCCTCTACCACTGGCTGGAGCATCCCTCCTTCGAGCGGGAGGTGGCGATCCTGCGCCGGCGCCTCCCCGAGTGCTCCCGGATCCTGGCCGAGCAGGTGGCCGGGGCGGCCGGGCGGTTGCGCGAGGCCGACCTGATCAAACCGCCCGGAGTCGCGGAGACCCTCGACTGGACCGAGGCGCTGCTGGCCCTCGGCGCGCGTGAGCTCAACCCCGACGTCGCCGCCGCCACGCTCGGTGCCCTGCTCAAGCACCGCGAGGACCACGAGACGGTCGCCGGGAACGGGTTCTTCGGTGGCCGCCGCGGCTGA
- a CDS encoding TrkH family potassium uptake protein, with the protein MKNLLGQINTPSRVVVFAFMAVVLIGTGLLSLPIAIEGERASLTSALFTATSAVCVTGLAVHDTASHWSVFGELVILVLMQVGGFGIMTLSSILALIVSGKLGLRARLNTQAETKTLGPGDVRQVITGVAKVALVAETLTAAVLTVRFVTGYGEPVGRALYYGVFHAVSAFTNAGFALWPDGLMRFVTDPWICLPLALAVVAGGLGFPVYAVLRENWRRPKRWSLHTKITLGMTAILLAGGTLAITGIEWNNPGTLGPLSPGLRIMAGFFHTTMTRSGGLNSVDISQMNENSWLVSDMLMFIGAGSASTGGGIKVTTFALLGFVIMAELRGEPDVSAGRRRIPEHLQRQALTIALLSVAFIALGTFVMMMVTPFKLDRVLFEVISAFATVGLSTGITADVGTAGHLVLTALMFVGRLGPVTLGAALALHAQTRRFRYPEERPLVG; encoded by the coding sequence GTGAAGAACCTCCTGGGGCAGATCAACACGCCGTCGCGAGTGGTGGTGTTCGCGTTCATGGCGGTGGTCCTCATCGGGACGGGGCTGCTGTCGCTCCCGATCGCGATCGAGGGCGAACGGGCCTCGTTGACGTCCGCCCTGTTCACCGCGACGTCGGCGGTGTGCGTGACGGGACTCGCGGTGCACGACACCGCGAGTCACTGGTCGGTCTTCGGCGAGCTGGTGATCCTGGTGCTGATGCAGGTCGGCGGGTTCGGGATCATGACGCTGTCCTCGATCCTCGCGCTGATCGTCTCAGGGAAGCTGGGGCTGCGCGCCCGGCTCAACACGCAGGCCGAGACGAAGACCCTGGGGCCGGGCGACGTGCGCCAGGTGATCACCGGCGTCGCCAAGGTCGCGCTGGTGGCCGAGACGCTGACCGCGGCGGTGCTCACCGTCCGCTTCGTCACCGGGTACGGCGAGCCGGTCGGCCGTGCCCTCTACTACGGGGTCTTCCACGCCGTCTCGGCTTTCACCAACGCCGGGTTCGCGCTCTGGCCGGACGGCCTGATGCGGTTCGTCACCGACCCGTGGATCTGCCTGCCTCTCGCGCTGGCGGTGGTCGCCGGAGGGCTGGGCTTCCCCGTCTACGCCGTGCTCCGGGAGAACTGGCGCCGTCCGAAGCGCTGGAGCCTGCACACGAAGATCACGTTGGGGATGACCGCCATCCTGCTGGCCGGCGGGACCCTGGCCATCACCGGCATCGAGTGGAACAATCCAGGTACCCTGGGGCCGCTCTCCCCCGGGCTGCGGATCATGGCCGGGTTCTTCCACACCACGATGACCCGCAGCGGCGGCCTGAACTCGGTCGACATCTCCCAGATGAATGAGAACTCCTGGCTGGTCAGCGACATGCTGATGTTCATCGGCGCGGGCAGCGCGAGCACCGGGGGCGGCATCAAGGTGACGACGTTCGCGCTCCTCGGTTTCGTGATCATGGCCGAGCTGCGCGGTGAGCCGGACGTCTCGGCGGGCCGCCGCCGCATCCCCGAGCACCTCCAGCGCCAGGCGCTCACCATCGCCCTGCTGAGTGTGGCCTTCATCGCGCTGGGCACCTTCGTCATGATGATGGTGACCCCGTTCAAGCTCGACCGCGTGCTGTTCGAGGTGATCTCGGCCTTCGCCACGGTCGGGCTGTCGACCGGGATCACCGCGGACGTCGGCACGGCCGGGCACCTGGTTCTGACCGCGCTGATGTTCGTCGGTAGGCTCGGCCCGGTGACCCTGGGCGCCGCGCTCGCGCTGCACGCGCAGACCCGTAGATTCCGCTATCCGGAGGAGCGTCCCCTCGTTGGCTGA
- a CDS encoding potassium channel family protein gives MADNKYRADAVAVIGLGRFGGALAIELVGRDIEVLGVDSDSRIVQQFSGQLTHVVCADSTDPEALTQLGVAEFGRAVVGIGNDIEASILTTSVLADLEVPDIWAKSISLQHSRILQRVGAHHVVQPEHDMGERVAHLVTGRMLDYLEVDEGYALIKTKAPGWADGKTLGALGIRKEYGVTVVGIKKPGSRFTYATSETLIRSGDTLLVAGETDQAERFAEET, from the coding sequence TTGGCTGACAACAAGTACCGTGCCGACGCGGTCGCGGTGATCGGTCTGGGCCGCTTCGGCGGAGCGCTGGCGATCGAGCTGGTCGGACGCGACATCGAGGTGCTCGGCGTCGACAGCGACTCCCGGATCGTGCAGCAGTTCTCCGGGCAGCTCACCCATGTGGTGTGCGCCGACTCCACCGACCCGGAGGCCCTGACCCAGCTCGGTGTCGCGGAGTTCGGCCGGGCCGTGGTCGGGATCGGCAACGACATCGAGGCGAGCATCCTGACCACCTCGGTCCTGGCCGACCTGGAGGTGCCCGACATCTGGGCCAAGTCGATCAGCCTGCAGCACAGCCGCATCCTGCAGCGGGTCGGCGCCCACCACGTGGTGCAGCCCGAGCACGACATGGGCGAGCGGGTGGCGCACCTGGTCACCGGCCGGATGCTCGACTACCTGGAGGTCGACGAGGGCTACGCCCTGATCAAGACCAAGGCGCCGGGCTGGGCCGACGGCAAGACCCTGGGTGCGCTGGGCATCCGCAAGGAGTACGGGGTCACCGTGGTCGGGATCAAGAAGCCCGGCAGCCGGTTCACCTACGCCACCTCCGAGACGCTGATCCGCAGCGGCGACACCCTGCTCGTGGCGGGTGAGACCGACCAGGCCGAGCGCTTCGCCGAGGAGACCTGA
- a CDS encoding PH domain-containing protein encodes MSPESVSPPPLPVVWRPRNGRAVAYGFAGVIVLGALLMAVFLPPPFKLSDRVAMVALGGLIAWVLHLLGRCRVEADERGVTVVNPLRVHRYEWPEVIDVTLVEGEPWAKIDFSDGATIGAVGLQGSEKGRTVRQVHELRALIRERGEADETR; translated from the coding sequence GTGAGCCCAGAGAGCGTCTCTCCGCCCCCGCTGCCCGTCGTCTGGCGGCCGAGGAACGGGCGGGCCGTCGCGTACGGCTTCGCGGGGGTGATCGTGCTCGGCGCGCTGCTGATGGCGGTCTTCCTGCCGCCGCCGTTCAAGCTGTCCGACCGGGTGGCGATGGTCGCGCTCGGCGGTCTGATCGCCTGGGTGCTGCACCTGCTCGGACGCTGCCGGGTGGAGGCGGACGAGCGGGGTGTCACGGTGGTCAACCCGCTGCGTGTGCACCGCTACGAGTGGCCCGAGGTCATCGACGTCACCCTGGTCGAAGGCGAGCCCTGGGCGAAGATCGACTTCTCCGACGGCGCCACGATCGGCGCCGTGGGCCTGCAGGGCTCGGAGAAGGGCCGCACCGTGCGCCAGGTCCACGAGCTGCGCGCGCTCATCCGGGAGCGCGGCGAGGCCGACGAGACCCGCTGA
- the ribH gene encoding 6,7-dimethyl-8-ribityllumazine synthase: MSGTGRPDATAVEARGLTVGIVAARWHEKITDQLLARALRAAGDSGATATVVRVAGSLEIPVVAQALARRCDAVVALGAVIRGETAHFDYVCDSVTSGLTRISLDEEVPVGNGVLTCDSLDQALDRSGLPGSDEDKGYEATVAALETALLLRELRA; this comes from the coding sequence ATGAGCGGTACCGGACGACCGGACGCGACGGCTGTCGAGGCGCGGGGTCTGACCGTCGGCATCGTCGCCGCGCGCTGGCACGAGAAGATCACCGACCAGCTCCTGGCACGGGCCCTGCGGGCCGCAGGCGACAGCGGCGCCACCGCGACCGTGGTCCGGGTGGCCGGATCCCTGGAGATCCCGGTCGTGGCGCAGGCCCTCGCCAGGCGCTGCGACGCGGTCGTCGCGCTCGGCGCGGTGATCCGGGGGGAGACCGCGCACTTCGACTACGTGTGCGACTCGGTCACCTCCGGCCTGACCAGGATCTCCCTCGACGAGGAGGTCCCGGTCGGCAACGGGGTGCTCACCTGTGACTCCCTCGACCAGGCCCTCGACCGGTCGGGCCTGCCCGGCAGCGACGAGGACAAGGGGTACGAGGCCACGGTGGCGGCCCTGGAGACGGCGCTCCTGCTGCGGGAACTGCGCGCCTGA
- a CDS encoding bifunctional 3,4-dihydroxy-2-butanone-4-phosphate synthase/GTP cyclohydrolase II — protein MTTPDPIKLDPIERAVADIRDGRAIVVVDDENRENEGDIIFAAAKATPELLAFTIRHTSGVVCVPMRGDDLDRLGLPLMVHDNKERLRTAYTISVDARDGVTTGISAADRSRTIRALSDPATEPSDLVRPGHVFPLRYREGGVLVRRGHTEASVDLAVMAGLSPAAVLAEVVNDDGTMMRLPELRRFCDEHDLALVSIEQLVEYRRRTERMVTRVAETRLPNRHGMWRAYGYASALDGGEHLALVLGDIEDGENIMVRAHSECLTGDVLGSLRCDCGVQLEYAMERIAAEGRGVVVYLRGHEGRGIGLLAKLRAYSLQDRGSDTVDANLELGLPIDAREFSNAGQILADLGVKSVRLLTNNPAKMRGMDGYGVKVLGREPMPVSVNPHNEKYLSAKRERLGHDIPEQSA, from the coding sequence GTGACCACGCCTGACCCGATCAAACTGGACCCGATCGAGCGGGCCGTCGCCGACATCCGCGACGGCAGGGCCATCGTGGTCGTCGACGACGAGAACCGGGAGAACGAGGGCGACATCATCTTCGCCGCGGCCAAGGCCACGCCGGAGCTGCTGGCCTTCACCATCCGGCACACCAGCGGCGTGGTCTGCGTGCCCATGCGCGGCGACGACCTCGACCGGCTCGGACTGCCGCTGATGGTCCACGACAACAAGGAGCGTCTGCGCACCGCGTACACGATCAGCGTGGACGCCCGCGACGGGGTGACGACCGGCATCTCGGCGGCGGACCGGTCCAGGACGATCCGTGCCCTGAGCGACCCGGCGACCGAGCCGTCCGACCTCGTGCGGCCCGGCCACGTGTTCCCGCTGCGCTACCGGGAGGGCGGCGTGCTGGTCAGGCGCGGCCACACCGAGGCGTCCGTGGACCTGGCCGTGATGGCCGGGCTGAGCCCGGCCGCCGTGCTCGCCGAGGTCGTCAACGACGACGGGACCATGATGCGCCTGCCCGAGCTGCGCCGGTTCTGCGACGAGCACGACCTGGCGCTCGTCTCGATCGAGCAGCTCGTGGAGTACCGGCGCCGCACCGAGCGCATGGTGACCCGCGTCGCCGAGACCCGCCTGCCGAACCGGCACGGCATGTGGCGGGCGTACGGCTACGCCAGTGCCCTGGACGGCGGTGAGCACCTGGCGCTCGTCCTCGGCGACATCGAGGACGGGGAGAACATCATGGTGCGGGCGCACTCCGAGTGCCTGACCGGGGACGTGCTCGGGTCGCTGCGGTGCGACTGCGGGGTGCAGCTGGAGTACGCGATGGAGCGCATCGCGGCCGAGGGCCGCGGCGTGGTCGTCTACCTGCGCGGCCACGAGGGACGCGGGATCGGGTTGCTGGCCAAGCTGCGGGCCTACAGCCTGCAGGACCGCGGCAGCGACACCGTCGACGCCAACCTGGAGCTGGGGCTGCCGATCGACGCCCGGGAGTTCTCCAACGCCGGCCAGATCCTCGCCGACCTCGGGGTGAAGTCCGTCCGGCTGCTGACCAACAACCCCGCCAAGATGCGCGGCATGGACGGCTACGGCGTCAAGGTGCTCGGCCGTGAGCCCATGCCCGTCTCGGTGAACCCGCACAACGAGAAGTACCTGTCGGCCAAGCGCGAGCGGCTCGGCCACGACATCCCGGAGCAGAGCGCGTGA